The genomic segment ATTCCTGAGCCAACACGAGATATCGAGAAGCCTTTCCTGCTGCCAATCGAAGACGTTTTCTCTATTTCCGGTCGCGGTACCGTTGTAACCGGTCGTGTTGAGAGCGGTATTGTTAAAGTGGGTGAGGAAGTTGAGATTGTAGGTATTCGTGACACACAGAAAACGACCTGTACAGGCGTTGAAATGTTCCGAAAACTGCTCGATGAAGGTCGTGCCGGAGACAACGTAGGTGTGCTTCTGCGTGGTACGAAGCGTGACGACGTTGAGCGTGGTCAAGTGCTGGCTAAGCCGGGTTCTATTAAGCCACACACTAAGTTTATAGCTGAAGTGTATGTCCTTTCCAAGGACGAAGGTGGTCGACACACACCTTTCTTCAATGGTTACCGTCCCCAGTTTTACTTCCGTACAACGGACGTGACTGGAACCTGTGACCTTCCAGAAGGTGTTGAAATGGTTATGCCAGGTGATAACGTCCAGATGACGGTCAACCTGCACTGTCCAATTGCAATGGACGAGGGGCTTCGCTTCGCAATTCGTGAAGGTGGCAGAACTGTTGGTGCCGGCGTTGTCGCCAAAATTATTGAGTAATAGCAATGAGCAATAACCAAAACATTAAAATTCGATTGAAATCATTCGATCACCGGCTTATCGACATGTCAACCAGCGAGATTGTCGAGACGGCAAAAAGAACAGGGGCCCAGGTCAGGGGTCCCATACCTTTGCCAATTAAAAAAGAAAAGTTCACGGTTCTGATTTCTCCGCACGTTAACAAAGACGCACGGGATCAGTATGAGCTTCGTACACACAAGCGACTGGTTGTTATCGTTCACCCTACTGAAAAAACAGTGGATGCGTTGATGAAACTGGATCTTGCCGCAGGTGTAGATGTTCAAATCAGCCTTGACGATGAGTAATCGGGTTTTATCCCTTTGAATGAGGTAATACAATCATGATCGGTTTACTGGGCCGCAAGGTCGGTATGACACGTGTGTTTACACCGGAAGGGCTTTCAATCCCTGTTACCGTTGTAGAGGTTGAATCTAACCGTGTCACACAGGTTAAAACATTAGAAAGAGATGGATACAGCGCCATTCAGGTCGCTGCAGGTTCCATGAAGCCAAACCGCGTTAGCAAGCCACTGGCTGGACATTTTGCCAAGGCTTCTGTACCTGCTGGTGATCTTCGTGGTGAATTTCGCATTGATGCTTCTGAAGAGTATAAAGATGGTCAGGAAATAACGATTTCCGATCTTTTTACTGAAGGTCAGTACATTGACGTTACTGCGACAAGCCGCGGTAAAGGATATGCTGGTACGGTAAAACGCCACAATTTCCGTACACAGGATGCGACTCATGGTAACTCTGTCTCGCACCGTGTTCCTGGAAGTATCGGTCAAAACCAGACTCCTGGACGCGTATTCAAAGGCAAAAAAATGTCGGGTCATATGGGTAATGTGCGCTGCAGCACACATAACCTTCAAGTCGTACGCGTTGATGCCGCACGCAATCTGTTACTTATCAAGGGTGCCATACCGGGTGCTCCTGGTGGACGGGTTGAAGTAAAGCCGGCTGTCAAGAAGCAAAATAGGGGATGAAGATGCAATTTACTACAGCTGACACTAATGCTGCGTTTGATGTAAACGACGAAGTTTTCGCATATCCCTACAACGAAGGTTTGGTGCATCAGGCCGTTGTTACATTCATGAACAATGCCCGAAGTGGCAACAGCGCACAAAAGACCCGTGCTGAAGTTCGAGGTGGTGGTAGAAAACCATGGAACCAGAAAGGAACCGGTCGTGCACGTGCTGGATCCATTCGTAGCCCAATATGGCGTTCAGGTGGTGTGACTTTCGCGTCCAAAAAGCGTGATTACTCACAAAAACTAAATAAAAAAATGTACAAACGTGCGATGCGTAGTATAATCTCCGAGCTTAATCGCTCAGGAAACCTGATTATTGTTGACGACTTCCAGTGTGAATCACACAAAACGAAGGATTTCGTTAATAAAATGCATGCACTTAACATCAATAATGCGTTGGTAGTTATGCGTGAGATCGGAGAGGCGGAATACCTCGGCTCCCGAAACCTGATTGATTTTGATGTAACAGATACTACGGCGATTGATCCAGTTGTCCTGCTGCAGTTTGAGAAAGTAGTGATGACGCGTGATGCCGTTACCAAGATTGGGGAGCAACTGCAATGAACGCAGAAAAAATGATGATGGTGCTCAGAAATCCTCATACTTCTGAAAAGGCAACCATTCTTGCGGAAAAATTGAAGCAGTACACGTTTAAGGTAATGGCCACTTCAACCAAGTCTGAAATCAAACAGGCTGTTGAGCAACTGTTTTCAGTTAAGGTCAAAAACGTATCTGTATTGAATGTTAAGGGTAAGCGTAAGCGCTTCAAGCAGATTAATGGCAAGCGCAGCGACTGGAAAAAGGCATTTGTTACGCTGCACCCAGAGCATGATATTGACTTTACTGTCACCGAATAAGGCAGAATACCATGGCATTAGTAAAATCAAAACCTACCTCTCCTGGGAAGCGTGGCGAATTGAGAGTGGTGCACGAACACCTGCACAAAGGCAAGCCACACGCAGCACTTGTTGAGAAGCTTAACAAAACGGGTGGACGCAACAACCAGGGGCGAATTACTGTTCGCCATATTGGTGGTGGTGTGCGTAACAAATACCGAATCATTGACTTCAGACGCCAAAAAGACGGAATTGAAGCTAAAGTAGAGCGTATTGAATACGATCCTAACCGATCTGCTCATATCGCACTCCTTGTATATACAGACGGTGAACGTCGCTACATTATCGCACCTGCAGGCCTTAAGGCGGGTGACAAGGTCATGAGCGGTGAGCAATCGGCTATCAGCGTTGGAAACTGTCTCCCACTGAAAAATATTCCTGTGGGTACGACTATTCACTGTGTTGAGATGAAGCCTGGCAAGGGCGCACAAATGCTGCGAAGTGCAGGTTGCTCAGGACAGATCGCGGCACGTGAAGGCGCCTATGCTACCATACGTCTTCGTTCTGGTGAGATGCGTAAGATCCTTAACACCTGCCGTGCAGTAATTGGTGAGGTCAGCAACAGCGAGCACAGCTTACGTGCACTTGGTAAAGCAGGTGCAACGCGATGGAGAGGTGTAAGACCAACCGTTCGTGGTGTTGCCATGAACCCGGTTGATCACCCACATGGTGGTGGTGAAGGGCGTACATCTGGTGGCCGTCATCCCGTTACACCGTGGGGCGTTCCGACCAAGGGATACAAAACACGAAGCAACAAGCGAACGGATAAGTTTATTGTTCGTCATCGCAATAAGAAATAATCAGCTGAGAGGATATTAAGGTGGCTCGTTCTATTCGAAAAGGACCCTTCATCGACCAGCATCTGTTGGATAAAGTCGAAGAGGCGGTCAGTACCAATTCCAAGCGTCCTGTCAAGACATGGTCACGTCGTTCCACAATCATTCCTCCGATGATTGGCCTAACGATTGCTGTACATAATGGCAGACAACATGTTCCAGTTCTTGTTACTGATAACATGGTCGGACATAAGTTAGGTGAGTTTGCGGTAACCAGAACCTTTAAGGGGCACTCTGGTGATCGTAAGACTAAAGGCAAATAAGGGGATATATGATGGAAGTTACAGCTACACTCAGAAATGCCCCTCTGTCAGCACAAAAAGGCCGACTTATAGCAGACATGATTAGACGCATGGATGTTTTTAACGCGCTAAACACGTTGAAGTTCACCCCTAAAAAAGGTGCCGCGCTGATGTTCAAACTGCTGGAATCAGCAGTTGCTAATGCAGAGAACAATCATGGTGTGGATATTGATGAGCTGAAAGTGGGTATGGTGTGCGTTGATGAGGCGCCTACTCTGAAACGAATAAGAGCTCGTGCCAAGGGTCGTGCCAACCGCATCAGCAAGCGTACGTGCCACATCATTCTGAAAGTGTCAGACGAGGAATAGCCATGGGTCAAAAAGTTCATCCCACCGGTATACGACTGGGTATAGTCAAGGATTGGAATTCCAAATGGTATTCCAGTAAAAATTACGCGCAACTGCTTAATCAGGATATTAACCTGCGCAAGCATCTCAAGAAGACACTGATGCAGGCTGCGGTCAGTAAAATCATGATTGAGCGTCCTGCCAATAATGCGGTCGTCACTATCCATGCTGGTCGCCCAGGCGTCATCATCGGTAAGAAGGGTGGTGGTATAGAGTCGCTGCGCAACGAAATTGCAGGCCAGCTTGGCGTACCTGTTCATCTTAACATTGAAGAGGTTCGCAAGCCTGAACTTGATTCTGTTTTGGTTGCTGAGAACATTGCACAACAGCTTGAGCAGCGCGTTATGTTCCGTCGCGCAATGAAGCGTGCAGTATCATCCGCCATGAAAGCTGGCGCCAAGGGTATCAAGATCTGTGTAAGTGGTCGTCTTGGTGGCGCTGAGATTGCCCGAAGTGAAGGTTACCGTGAAGGTCGAGTACCGCTTCACACCTTCAGAGCAGATGTTGATTATGGTACGGCAGAAGCCAAGACCACATACGGCATTATTGGTGTCAAAGTTTGGATCTTCAAGGGTGAAGTACTTCCCCAGAAGGGCAAGCAGGCTGATACCAGCAAGTAAGAGAGGATTTTCGATTATGTTACAGCCCAAACGTACGAAATACCGCAAGCAGATGAAAGGCCGCAACCGTGGTTTGGCATTGCGCGGTTCACAAATCAGTTTTGGTGAGTTTGGCATGAAAGCCGTTGAGCGTGGACGTCTTACTGCTCGCCAGATTGAGGCTGCGCGACGTGCCATGACACGTCATATCAAGCGTGGCGGTAAAATTTGGATTCGTGTGTTCCCGGATAAGCCAATTACCCAAAAGCCACTTGAAGTTCGTCAAGGTAAAGGTAAGGGTAACGTTGAATATTGGGTTGCACAAATTCAGCCTGGTAAAGTGCTGTTTGAAATGGAAGGCGTAAGCCGAGAGCTTGCAATTGAAGCATTCGACCTTGCCAAAGCCAAGCTTCCTTTCAAAGTGGCATTTGAAGAAAGAAAGGTGATGTAAATGAAAACTGCAGAACAATTGCGTGAACTGTCCCTCGATAGCCTAAATGGTGAGTTGCTTACTCTGCGTAAGGAACAAATGGGTTTGCGTTTCAAGCACTCCAGTGGCTCACTTGAAAAGCCACACCTCATTAAAAGCGTACGCCGCAGTATCGCGCGCGTGAAAACCATTATTGGTGAGAAGGCAGGTAACACAAATGACTAATACGGAATCTCGTGGACGTACGATAGTCGGCAAAGTTGTCAGCAATAAAATGCAGAAGACAATTGTTGTACGAGTGGAGCGTAAAATTAAACACCCGAAGTACGGAAAGATTGTAACGCGCCATACTAAATTACACGCTCATGATGAAAACCAGGTGTGCAACATTGGAAACATCGTGAAAATTCAAGAATCTCGTCCACTCTCCAAGACCAAAAGCTGGGTTTTGGTGGAAGTGATTTCCTGAATCCGCACAGGTGACTTTAAAAGCTGTTAAAGGGCTGATATAATCAGCAACCTTTTTCAGGCTGTATACAGAGCTGGAGATTAGAATGATACAAATGCAAACGGTGCTCGAAGTGGCTGATAACAGCGGAGCACGTAAAGTTATGTGTATCAAGGTGCTCGGCGGTTCCCATCGACGGTATGCCCGCGTTGGAGATGTCATTAAGGTGAGCATTAAAGATGCAATACCTCGCAGCAAGGTAAAAAAAGGTGCTGTTATGAAGGCTGTAGTGGTTCGCACCGCACAAGGTGTTCGCCGCGATGATGGTTCGCTTATCCGTTTTGATGGTAACGCAGCTGTGCTGCTGAACAACCAGAATGAACCGATTGGCACACGTATCTTCGGCCCTGTGACCCGTGAGCTTAGAGAGCGATTCATGAAAATCATTTCTCTTGCTCCAGAAGTTTTGTAAGAGGGAATATTCATGAATCGTATTCGTTCCGGTGACAGCGTAATAGTCACAGCCGGTAAGAGCAAAGGACACATCGGCAAAATAAAGCGTGTGAAGGATGATCGTGTTTGGGTAGAGGGTGCAAACCTCGTCAAAAAACACGTGAAACCCAACCCTCAGCTGAATGTTCAGGGTGGGATAATCACACGTGAAGCGTCTTTGCATGTGTCAAATGTAGCTCATTACAATTCTGCGCTTAAAAAGGCTGATCGTATTGGCTTCAGGTTCATAGAGGTTGACGGCGTGCAGAAGAAAGTTCGTTATTTCAAATCTAATGACCAAGTCATTGATGAAGTATCAAGGTGACCAAATGGCCAGATTACATCAGTTTTACAAAGACGAAGTTGTGAAAATGTTGATGGACCGGTTTAAATATCAGTCTGTGATGCAGGTTCCCAAAATTACCAAAATCACCCTCAATATGGGTGTTGGTGAAGCAGTAGGCGACAAGAAGATTATGGATTTCGCAGTCGCGGACATGATTAAAATTGCAGGACAAAAACCTGTAGTAACTAAAGCGCGTAAGTCCATCGCAGGTTTTAAAATTCGTGATGGCTGGCCAATTGGCTGTAAAGTTACGCTGCGAAAGAAACAAATGTATGAGTTTCTTGATCGCCTCATTAACATCGCGCTTCCACGTGTTCGGGACTTTCGAGGCCTGAATCCGAAGTCGTTTGATGGGACTGGAAACTACAGCATGGGCATTCATGAGCAAATCGTGTTTCCTGAAATCGATTTCGAAAAGACAGATGGTATTCGTGGGTTGGATATTTGCATTACAACAACCGCAAAAACGAATCAGGAGGCAAAAGCATTGCTAGAAGCCTTCAATCTTCCTTTAAAAGACAGAGACAGAAAACAAGAAGGGTAATATTGTGGCCAAGAGATCAATGCTGGAACGTTCCAGAAGAAATGAAAAGCTGGTTCAAAAACATCGTGAAAAACGACTTGCCCTGAAGAAAATCATCAAGTCATCCACGGATGTGGAAGAAATAATCGAAGCGCAGGCAAAACTTGCCAGTTTACCAGTAAACTCAAGTCCTGTGCGACAGGTTACTCGATGTCAGCAATGTGGCCGTCCACATGCAGTGTATCGAAAGTTTGCACTGTGCCGGATCTGTCTCAGACAGCAATTGATGGCTGGTAACGTAACAGGTGGACGTAAATCCAGCTGGTAATAATTTATTTGGAGAACAACTGTGAGTATGCATGATCCGGTTGCTGATATGCTGACACGTATCCGAAATGGTCAACAGGCTAAACATCAGCAAGTGACATTAATATCATCGAAGCTGAAGGAAGAGATTGCCCGTGTATTGAAGGAAGAGGGTTATCTCGATGGTTACTCGGTAGAGGCATTGGACAACAACCTGAAATCCATTACCTTAAATCTCAAATATTATCACGGTCGACCGGTTATTGAGCGCATTAAGCGCATTAGCCGACCTGGCCTTAGAGTTTATAAGTCTTCACGTTCGCTTTCGGGCATCCCAGGTTTTGGTATTGCCATCCTCTCAACATCCAGAGGCGTTATGACACATGTCGCCGCTAAATCGCTGGGTGTTGGTGGTGAAGTGATTTGTGAAGTGGCTTAATTGCGCGGGGGAACTATGTCCAGAGTAGCCAAAGCACCGGTAGTGATGCCATCGAATGTGGAAGTCACCGTCGGCAATGACAGTATAACTGTGAAGGGTCCGAAGGGTACAATGACCCACCCTCTCAATAAGTTGGTATCGGTATCGCGTTCTGACGCTGATGCAAACACGATGGTCTTTAAGCCATCCTGTGATGATGCCAATGCATGGGCACAAGCCGGAACAATGCGCGCCATTTTCAGTAATATGGTTCAAGGCGTTACCAAGGGTTTTGAATTAACCCTTGAGTTAGTCGGTGTAGGTTATCGAGCACAGGCAAAAGACAAATCAGTCGGTCTGTCTCTTGGTTTCTCGCATCCAATTGAGCACATTCTGCCGGCAGGCGTTACGGCTGAAACACCGAATAATACAACACTTATACTTCGTGGCATCGACAAGCAGCTGCTTGGTCAGGTTGCGGCGGAAATTAGAAGCTACAGGCCGCCTGAGCCTTACAAAGGCAAGGGTATTAAGTTTGCAGGCGAAGTGATAGCCCGCAAAGAAGCCAAGAAGAAATAATCTGAAATGATATTGGCGTGAAAAGAACAGGGTATAGCAGATATGAATAAAGAGTTGGCACGCAGCAGACGCGGAAAGCGTACTAAAGCGATAATTCGCCGCAGCGAACGCGCAAGACTGGTAGTTTTTCGCAGTGGTTTACACATGTACGCGCAAATTATTGTACCGGGAACTCATGGTGACAACGTTGTTGTATCCTGTTCCACGCTTGACAAGGAATTGCGCACTGGACTTTCAGGTAACAAAACTGACCAGGCACGCAAGGTCGGACAGTTAATAGCAGCACGTGCAATTGCAAACAACCTCAAGGAGGTTGCCTTTGACCGAGCCGGCTACCGTTATCATGGACGTGTCAAGGCACTAGCAGAAGCAGCGCGTGAAGCTGGCTTGAATTTTTAAGGAACTGACATGGCATTTGATGATAATTCAAAAAATGATTTGTACGATGACCGTCTTGTTTCGGTGCGTCGTGTATCAAAGGTAGTGAAAGGCGGGCGTAAGTTCTCTTTCACGGCTCTCGTGGTTATTGGTGACAAGAACGGTAAGGTTGGATACGGAAGCGGTAAAGCAGGCGAAGTACCTGCTGCCATTGAAAAAGCAATGGGCCGTGCACGCAAGAATCTGACGTATATACCGCTTAACGGAAGCACAATTTACCATCCGATTAACCTTAAACATGGTGCATCACGCGTTTTCATGATGCCAGCCAGTGAAGGTACCGGTATTATCGCAGGTGGTGCGATGCGTGCTGTCCTTGAAGTGCTTGGTGTACGTAACATTCTTGCGAAAAGCATTGGGTCCACAAACCCTGGTAACGTTGTCCATGCCACAATTAAGGCACTGACTCAAATTGGCACCCCGGATTTTGTTGCAGCGAAGCGCGGCAAAACCGTAGAACATGTAACGGCAGGTTAATCATGGAAAACCAAGTAAAAATTACACTGGTTAAAAGTCTAATTGGTCGAAAGCCAAAGCATAAAGTTATAGCTGGACTTTTGGGCTTGCGTAAAATTAACCGTACCGTGGTCCATCAGGACATACCGTCTGTTCGAGGTATGATCAATGAAATCAGTTATCTGCTTCATGTTGAGGAGTCTGTATAATGCAACTCAATACTCTGCAACCAGCGCCTGGTTCGCGCCATGCTAAAAAACGTCTGGGACGCGGTATAGGCTCTGGTCTTGGTAAAACCAGTGGTAAAGGCCACAAAGGTCAGAAGTCACGTTCTGGTGGTTTTACTAAAATTAATTTCGAAGGCGGTCAGATGCCAATTCAGCGACGTTTACCCAAAATGGGTTTCAAGTCGCGTGTTTCTCGCCAAATTGACGAAATTCCTGTATCAGCACTGGCAGCGTTGGGTGATCAAGTCATTGACTTTAACGTGATTCGACATGCCGGACTGGTCAGCAATGCCATCAAGGATGTTAAAATCATTCTTTCTGGTGAGTTAACAACTGCCGTACGGTTGAAAGGTCTTCGTGTGACACGTGGTGCACGTAAGATGATTGAAGACTGTGGTGGCAGTATAGAAGAATAAGAATGAGAAACAAATCAAACGTATCAAGCCAGTCCCGCGGGGGATTGGCTGAGCTCAAGGCAAGATTGTATTTTGTGTTGATTGCAATACTCGTTTATCGACTTGGTGCGCATATTCCTGTTCCGGGCCTCGATCCTGTCAAACTTGCCAATTTTTTTGGTGAGCAGCAGAACACGATTCTTGGTCTGTTTAACATGTTCTCTGGTGGTGCATTGTCGCGGGTTACCGTCTTTGCCATCGGGATTATGCCATACATCTCAGCATCGATTATCATTCAACTTTTTTCAGTGGTTTCGCCAAAGCTTGAACAACTTAAAAAAGAAGGTGAAGCGGGGCGTCGACGAATAAACCAGTATACGCGCTATCTCACGCTGTTACTGTCAATATTTCAGTCTCTTGGCATGGCGCGCTGGCTCGCCGGTCAGCACATTGCGCTTACGGCTGATTTCTCGTTTTATTTTACCGCGGTAGTTACTCTTGTTACGGGAACCATGTTCCTGATGTGGCTTGGAGAGCAAATTACAGAGAAGGGTGTAGGTAACGGTATCTCGCTGATTATTTTCTCTGGTATTGTGTCCAGCATGCCGCAGGCTATCGCATCTGTTTTCCAGCAGGTTCGCGAAGGACAAATGCAGGCTTTAACGATGATATTGCTTGCAGCCATTGTTGTTGCGGTTACCGGATTTGTCGTGTTCATGGAACGCGCTCAGCGTCGTATTCGTGTGAATTATGCGCAGCGTACCCAGGGCAGAAAGGTCTATGCAGCACAGTCAAGTCATTTGCCGCTCAAGATAAACATGTCGGGTGTTATTCCGCCAATTTTTGCATCAAGCATTATTCTTTTACCTGCTACTCTTGCTCAGTTTTTTGGCCGTGGAAAGGGTATGGATTGGCTTGCTGATGTTGGTATGGCGCTGTCGCCCGGACAACCGCTCTATTTGATTGT from the Legionella geestiana genome contains:
- the rpsJ gene encoding 30S ribosomal protein S10, with amino-acid sequence MSNNQNIKIRLKSFDHRLIDMSTSEIVETAKRTGAQVRGPIPLPIKKEKFTVLISPHVNKDARDQYELRTHKRLVVIVHPTEKTVDALMKLDLAAGVDVQISLDDE
- the rplC gene encoding 50S ribosomal protein L3 is translated as MMIGLLGRKVGMTRVFTPEGLSIPVTVVEVESNRVTQVKTLERDGYSAIQVAAGSMKPNRVSKPLAGHFAKASVPAGDLRGEFRIDASEEYKDGQEITISDLFTEGQYIDVTATSRGKGYAGTVKRHNFRTQDATHGNSVSHRVPGSIGQNQTPGRVFKGKKMSGHMGNVRCSTHNLQVVRVDAARNLLLIKGAIPGAPGGRVEVKPAVKKQNRG
- the rplD gene encoding 50S ribosomal protein L4, encoding MQFTTADTNAAFDVNDEVFAYPYNEGLVHQAVVTFMNNARSGNSAQKTRAEVRGGGRKPWNQKGTGRARAGSIRSPIWRSGGVTFASKKRDYSQKLNKKMYKRAMRSIISELNRSGNLIIVDDFQCESHKTKDFVNKMHALNINNALVVMREIGEAEYLGSRNLIDFDVTDTTAIDPVVLLQFEKVVMTRDAVTKIGEQLQ
- the rplW gene encoding 50S ribosomal protein L23, whose protein sequence is MNAEKMMMVLRNPHTSEKATILAEKLKQYTFKVMATSTKSEIKQAVEQLFSVKVKNVSVLNVKGKRKRFKQINGKRSDWKKAFVTLHPEHDIDFTVTE
- the rplB gene encoding 50S ribosomal protein L2, producing MALVKSKPTSPGKRGELRVVHEHLHKGKPHAALVEKLNKTGGRNNQGRITVRHIGGGVRNKYRIIDFRRQKDGIEAKVERIEYDPNRSAHIALLVYTDGERRYIIAPAGLKAGDKVMSGEQSAISVGNCLPLKNIPVGTTIHCVEMKPGKGAQMLRSAGCSGQIAAREGAYATIRLRSGEMRKILNTCRAVIGEVSNSEHSLRALGKAGATRWRGVRPTVRGVAMNPVDHPHGGGEGRTSGGRHPVTPWGVPTKGYKTRSNKRTDKFIVRHRNKK
- the rpsS gene encoding 30S ribosomal protein S19; translation: MARSIRKGPFIDQHLLDKVEEAVSTNSKRPVKTWSRRSTIIPPMIGLTIAVHNGRQHVPVLVTDNMVGHKLGEFAVTRTFKGHSGDRKTKGK
- the rplV gene encoding 50S ribosomal protein L22 is translated as MEVTATLRNAPLSAQKGRLIADMIRRMDVFNALNTLKFTPKKGAALMFKLLESAVANAENNHGVDIDELKVGMVCVDEAPTLKRIRARAKGRANRISKRTCHIILKVSDEE
- the rpsC gene encoding 30S ribosomal protein S3 yields the protein MGQKVHPTGIRLGIVKDWNSKWYSSKNYAQLLNQDINLRKHLKKTLMQAAVSKIMIERPANNAVVTIHAGRPGVIIGKKGGGIESLRNEIAGQLGVPVHLNIEEVRKPELDSVLVAENIAQQLEQRVMFRRAMKRAVSSAMKAGAKGIKICVSGRLGGAEIARSEGYREGRVPLHTFRADVDYGTAEAKTTYGIIGVKVWIFKGEVLPQKGKQADTSK
- the rplP gene encoding 50S ribosomal protein L16, translating into MLQPKRTKYRKQMKGRNRGLALRGSQISFGEFGMKAVERGRLTARQIEAARRAMTRHIKRGGKIWIRVFPDKPITQKPLEVRQGKGKGNVEYWVAQIQPGKVLFEMEGVSRELAIEAFDLAKAKLPFKVAFEERKVM
- the rpmC gene encoding 50S ribosomal protein L29, which codes for MKTAEQLRELSLDSLNGELLTLRKEQMGLRFKHSSGSLEKPHLIKSVRRSIARVKTIIGEKAGNTND
- the rpsQ gene encoding 30S ribosomal protein S17, with amino-acid sequence MTNTESRGRTIVGKVVSNKMQKTIVVRVERKIKHPKYGKIVTRHTKLHAHDENQVCNIGNIVKIQESRPLSKTKSWVLVEVIS
- the rplN gene encoding 50S ribosomal protein L14, coding for MIQMQTVLEVADNSGARKVMCIKVLGGSHRRYARVGDVIKVSIKDAIPRSKVKKGAVMKAVVVRTAQGVRRDDGSLIRFDGNAAVLLNNQNEPIGTRIFGPVTRELRERFMKIISLAPEVL
- the rplX gene encoding 50S ribosomal protein L24, giving the protein MNRIRSGDSVIVTAGKSKGHIGKIKRVKDDRVWVEGANLVKKHVKPNPQLNVQGGIITREASLHVSNVAHYNSALKKADRIGFRFIEVDGVQKKVRYFKSNDQVIDEVSR
- the rplE gene encoding 50S ribosomal protein L5, whose product is MARLHQFYKDEVVKMLMDRFKYQSVMQVPKITKITLNMGVGEAVGDKKIMDFAVADMIKIAGQKPVVTKARKSIAGFKIRDGWPIGCKVTLRKKQMYEFLDRLINIALPRVRDFRGLNPKSFDGTGNYSMGIHEQIVFPEIDFEKTDGIRGLDICITTTAKTNQEAKALLEAFNLPLKDRDRKQEG
- the rpsN gene encoding 30S ribosomal protein S14 — protein: MAKRSMLERSRRNEKLVQKHREKRLALKKIIKSSTDVEEIIEAQAKLASLPVNSSPVRQVTRCQQCGRPHAVYRKFALCRICLRQQLMAGNVTGGRKSSW
- the rpsH gene encoding 30S ribosomal protein S8, producing MHDPVADMLTRIRNGQQAKHQQVTLISSKLKEEIARVLKEEGYLDGYSVEALDNNLKSITLNLKYYHGRPVIERIKRISRPGLRVYKSSRSLSGIPGFGIAILSTSRGVMTHVAAKSLGVGGEVICEVA
- the rplF gene encoding 50S ribosomal protein L6, with amino-acid sequence MSRVAKAPVVMPSNVEVTVGNDSITVKGPKGTMTHPLNKLVSVSRSDADANTMVFKPSCDDANAWAQAGTMRAIFSNMVQGVTKGFELTLELVGVGYRAQAKDKSVGLSLGFSHPIEHILPAGVTAETPNNTTLILRGIDKQLLGQVAAEIRSYRPPEPYKGKGIKFAGEVIARKEAKKK
- the rplR gene encoding 50S ribosomal protein L18; the encoded protein is MNKELARSRRGKRTKAIIRRSERARLVVFRSGLHMYAQIIVPGTHGDNVVVSCSTLDKELRTGLSGNKTDQARKVGQLIAARAIANNLKEVAFDRAGYRYHGRVKALAEAAREAGLNF
- the rpsE gene encoding 30S ribosomal protein S5, which translates into the protein MAFDDNSKNDLYDDRLVSVRRVSKVVKGGRKFSFTALVVIGDKNGKVGYGSGKAGEVPAAIEKAMGRARKNLTYIPLNGSTIYHPINLKHGASRVFMMPASEGTGIIAGGAMRAVLEVLGVRNILAKSIGSTNPGNVVHATIKALTQIGTPDFVAAKRGKTVEHVTAG
- the rpmD gene encoding 50S ribosomal protein L30, whose translation is MENQVKITLVKSLIGRKPKHKVIAGLLGLRKINRTVVHQDIPSVRGMINEISYLLHVEESV
- the rplO gene encoding 50S ribosomal protein L15; translation: MQLNTLQPAPGSRHAKKRLGRGIGSGLGKTSGKGHKGQKSRSGGFTKINFEGGQMPIQRRLPKMGFKSRVSRQIDEIPVSALAALGDQVIDFNVIRHAGLVSNAIKDVKIILSGELTTAVRLKGLRVTRGARKMIEDCGGSIEE
- the secY gene encoding preprotein translocase subunit SecY, with translation MRNKSNVSSQSRGGLAELKARLYFVLIAILVYRLGAHIPVPGLDPVKLANFFGEQQNTILGLFNMFSGGALSRVTVFAIGIMPYISASIIIQLFSVVSPKLEQLKKEGEAGRRRINQYTRYLTLLLSIFQSLGMARWLAGQHIALTADFSFYFTAVVTLVTGTMFLMWLGEQITEKGVGNGISLIIFSGIVSSMPQAIASVFQQVREGQMQALTMILLAAIVVAVTGFVVFMERAQRRIRVNYAQRTQGRKVYAAQSSHLPLKINMSGVIPPIFASSIILLPATLAQFFGRGKGMDWLADVGMALSPGQPLYLIVYAVAILFFAFFYAALVFNPKDTSDNLKKSGAYIPGIRPGEQTTRYIDQVMTRLTLIGALYLVLVCLLPQILMYAWHVPFYFGGTSLLIIVVVIMDFVAQVQAHLMTQQYESLMKKANLKGTKLPGLM